The DNA region TGTCTCTCTGCTTTCTAGTCTTTAAAATGTAGAATTCTGTCACTGTTTTCAGCATATGATGTTTAGAGGAgactaatgaaaagctgctttgctgagTCCAGTTTCAGTTATGTGGGCTTGATCAAGTCTGCTCAAATCCTGTGAGTGCTCCAACAGGATCATGGTGCAGGCTAAGAGAATGTTTGCTCAGCTACAGAGCTCGGCTTTTATGGATTTGGTGTTTTCTAGGAGCCAGTgtggtgtggctgctgctttcacaggGACTATTTTCTCAAGCTCTcttctgagaaagaaaagaaacaccaTTTCTAACCCTGGTTATCTCAATTTCACAGCATATTTTCACAACAGCACATGGAGCAGCCACTGTAGCCATGCCTTCTGTGCTCTAGAAAACTGCTTTTTGTGACTTTTTTCAGTGTCCAATATGCCATAGCACCAATGTTTCCCTGTTGCAGGCTGTCCTACCAGAGGaacgatgatgatgatgaagaagCCGCCAGGGAACGGCGCCGGCGGGCTcggcaggagaggctgaggcaaaaggaggaaggagatcTCTCAGGAGAAGCAACAGAGAAATCTGAGGTCAATGCCCAGAACAGGTAAATGTCTGATGTTGTTTACTGGCAAGCCAATGGTAGTTTTTGTTCAGAGTAGAGAAGGGCCTGGAAGAGGTTTGCTGTGGTGCTTGAGTTTGAAGTGCTGGGTTTGGCCATCCTTAAAGTGAGGAAGGACCTCACACAGTGAggatcagcctggctgtgtctgCGTGGTAGGATGGGAGCATCACACATCTGGCTCATGGCACATATCCAGGTGTCCTCAAGGCTGTCTGTGGGGTAATTCAGCCAGGGCTCATGGAGGCTCTCAGCTTCTCTCAGGCGTGGGTGCATCTGGCCTCACAAAGCACCACAGCTCTGGTTCTGCTCACAGGGGTCATGGCACCATGGGGCCACCCAGTCCTCAAGCTGTGGCTGCAACACTCCTGCAAGGTGCTGAGTGTGAGCCCCAGCACTCACCTGGCATTGTCAGTGCCAGGCAGGTATAAAGAGCAGGAAAGCTCATGGAAGGAGGTGACACTTGAAATCGTGAAATCATCCATGTTGGAAGAGGCCTTTAGgctcatcaagtccaaccatcaaccCAGCCACTGCTGGCCCCTAAACCATTACACCATATCACTGCTATCACCACCCACATGTCAAAGCTGAGTGGGCTCCCTGTCTGTCCAGAGCTGGCCTTCCTGTCCGTCCATCATTTGTTTAGTTTCACATAAACAATAATATAAACAATATACCCAGATTTCCAATGGCCATAAcgcaactgatagaaaaaaaaccacccaaattGTGATGGCTAGTGCTAATAAATCCTGAGTGCAAGAAGCAATTTATTTAAGGCAATGAGAATGGATATAGATAGTAAAACAGCAGCTAAATTTTGAAGTGTGTAACCTGTTGAGTTTTCCACCTGTGGAATGACGATACAAGCTTTTTTCCTAGGAAGAGTGAAGTGCATATGTTGTTAGACTTTTTGTGGGTTGTGTTTTTTAATGCAAGCCTGTCCCTTTCGCCCAGCGTGGCAGGAGAGGAAAGCAAGCGCTCCTTGGACGATGAAGCCGCGTTGCTGGAGAGGCTGGCGAGGCGGGAGGAGAGGCGCCAGAAGCGCCTGCAGGAGGCCCTGGAGCGGCAGAAGGAATTGGACCCCACGATCACAGACGGGAGCTTGTCAGCGCCCAGCAGGAGAGAAGTGAACAACGTGGAAGAAAACGCCACCACGGGGAAAGAGGAGACTGAAACAGTTACCAAATCCTACCAGAGGAACAACTGGAGGCAAGATGGggaagaagaggggaaaaaagaagaaaaagacaaggaggaggagaaacccaaggaggaggaaaatcagGTAGATGTGACAGCAGAAAAACCCACTGATAAAGAAGAGGCAGTAACTGTAAACGCAGAGGAACACAAAGCAGAGAACGATACAAATGCTGTGCCAGAGGGGACGCAAAGTGTAGCTGATGCTGCAGATAAAGAGAAGCTCggggatgaggaaaaggctgagcaagaaaggaaggaagcagaagaaagggagaggttaaaagcagaggaggaaaagagggcagctgaggaaaaacagagagcagaggaagaaaagagggcagctgaggagagggcaaaggcagaagaggagaggagggcagctgaggaaagggagagggcTAAAGctgaagaggagaggagggcggctgaggaaaaacagaaagcagaggaggaaaggagggcagctgaggaaagggcaaaggcagaagaggaaaagagggCAGCTGAGGAAAAGGCTAAGCTAGAGGCagagaaattaaaggaaaaacaaaagatggaagaacagaaaatagaagaagaaaaacgTCAAGCAGCTGCCTTAAAAAAACAGGTACAGTAAGCATTTTGCACCAAAATAAGACACCTGTGGTTTGTGTGAAATGTAATGCAAGAACAGATTGAATTGGAATTTCCTCACAGATCTAGTCCTGTGTGAAGTTACTAACACTTATGCTGTTGctctctatttttaaaaataaatccccTCCTGCTTACCAATAATTCAGTGCACAACAGGCCTGACCTCAGCCCCTCATTCAGAGAAAACCTTGCATGTTCAGACCTCTGCAtgtgcttttgctgcttttttttccccctcagctgCTATAAAATCTGGCCTAATGCAGTAACCCATGAGGTGGAGGCAGACACATCTTGGCAGAAAGTATTATGAGCACCTGTAGAAGTGTGTGAGGAATTCTGTGTGCTAAATGCAATCACAAGAAAGGGCTCTGTATTGGGACATGTGAGCATGATGCCACACCAGGGAGAAAGGCCCAAAGGGGGGAAATTGGGAGGATTTGGAGGgggcacagctgcacagcagcacttgATGGAGTGGTGGCTGCACACTGGATTGGTACGTGAACACAGCatggagaaacaaaaaatgcaaacaggTGCGATGACttcttgttaaaaaataaataaattattgaaaacccaaaaacaaaggaggaagaaaaagtggaagctaaaaaggaaaagctgccagAAGAGAAGCCCCAAGCTACCTCCGTACAAGATCAGGTAACTCATAAAGCACTGATTACATGTGATAGGGAAACTAGAGATATGAAAACAAATAAGGCACCTATAAGTGAATGTTGATTCTTCAGCAAAGTACTTTAGCTTGTGCTCCACTTCAAGAACATGGGTAATCCTGCTGAAATAAATAGGGATGAAGCTCCTTAAGTGCTTAAAATTAAGTAAATTCTTAAGTAGTTTGTTCTTTTGGGCTTTAGGACCAATTCCTGTTTGtcttaaatatttcaggaaacTCAGTTCAGTCAACAACACAAGTATGGTTTTCCCTCTGGGGATGAATTTTTCAGGACAGTATCAACTAATCATCCTTCTCTGGTTTCCTCTCACTTTACTGTGAACTTTTTCCCCTATGAACAAAACCTACTctaataatcatcatcatcatggTAATTAATAATCATCAtcataatgataataataataatctggGCCCTTTGGCCAGCAGACTGCCTTAACTAATAATTCCCCTGCAAGCTGCAACACCCCATGATTTAAACTGTGCATATCCAAgattcttcttttgttttgaagagaaaaatccACCAAAATTACTGCATTGCATTTCCACTGTAGACACAGGAGCTGGTGCCATGGTGTTTTACTGTATGGTAAGTAAATAAGATTTGGGGACCATTTGCTCTTCAGGGTGCAGCTGGACACAGGGAACTAtgctcagtgctgtgcagtGGTTTTGGGTCAGTGCAGCAGATCTCAAACCAGTCCCTGATCCTGGTTAGGGGACACTGCTCAGAGCCTTGGAAATTTGGACCCATTTGGGCTCAGACAGGTCTGTGTGGCTTAAAGGGAGCCACAGCACAGATTTGTCTGTCCAGTAGATTGGGACCATTGAGGGTTGTGGAGGGTCCAGTGCAGGGTCCTTAGCAGATGAGTTTGGAATATGCTTAGCTCACCCTCAGAGAGCAGTGTAAATAGCTGCACAAAAAAAGGGATGGATTATATTAAGACAGAATAAATTTCCACTATTCGCTTTTGCACGCAGTCTTTGAATATCACAAGTAAAAACAAAGAGGAGCCTGTAGCTGACCACAGAGTTTGATTTGTGGGAACTCGAGACACAGTTGTCCTGCTTGTTCTTTTGGAGAACTTggccagctctccctggagctctCATCATGCTTTCAAACCCTACCCACTGGGTGGATTATTCCAGGAAATTGGCAAGACTTTTAAAAGTTGCTTGTGATTTTTAGTGTTTCCATCTTTGGCTGCTGAAGCTGAGACAACTTAATAGAATCCCACTTCTAGTTCAGTGCTTAATACCCATCCTGAGCATTCAAAATGTCTTGCAAATCTCAGTTGTTGCTTCTTTACCTGTGAACAAAATTGATGACCAGGCAAGATCAGGCTCCCATCTCCACTTTCCCCCCTCTTTCCAGGACACACAAATTCAGTGAGGTCTCTTTCTGAATGTGCATGCAGCTAAGAGAATGCCAGTATTCCACGAACAAGACTCTGGGGGAACAGAATGTATCTGCATAATcaggttttgcttttgctttggaCCTCAGAGTTCAGGTTTTTGATTAATTTGGCAAGAAAaaatttgtctctttttctGAACTTCTGCACAGTTTTTCGTTCTTGAAAGTGACCTGAGAAGCTCACAAGACCAAGCTTTCTCATGATGTGAGACTCCTGGTATTTCCTGCTTCCAGTTTGGCCAGACATGCTGCAGCAGTTGCTTTTCTCATGGTGTTTGGGGGTGGCAGCTGACTCCACaggggagccccagagccagatgCCCACAGCTTTTAGCTCC from Ammospiza nelsoni isolate bAmmNel1 chromosome 5, bAmmNel1.pri, whole genome shotgun sequence includes:
- the CALD1 gene encoding caldesmon isoform X3 → MISRSHCRQNLSSLSKLSYQRNDDDDEEAARERRRRARQERLRQKEEGDLSGEATEKSEVNAQNSVAGEESKRSLDDEAALLERLARREERRQKRLQEALERQKELDPTITDGSLSAPSRREVNNVEENATTGKEETETVTKSYQRNNWRQDGEEEGKKEEKDKEEEKPKEEENQVDVTAEKPTDKEEAVTVNAEEHKAENDTNAVPEGTQSVADAADKEKLGDEEKAEQERKEAEERERLKAEEEKRAAEEKQRAEEEKRAAEERAKAEEERRAAEERERAKAEEERRAAEEKQKAEEERRAAEERAKAEEEKRAAEEKAKLEAEKLKEKQKMEEQKIEEEKRQAAALKKQEEEKVEAKKEKLPEEKPQATSVQDQDDKGKAPKEEMKSVWDRKKGAPEQKAQNGEREPPASKLKPTENAFGRSGAKGAAEEAKPGVEALKRLEDQRRRRGESESEELEKLKEKQQEAAAELGELKKKREERRKVLEEEEQKKKQEEAERKIREEEEKRRMKEEIEKRRAEAAEKRQKMPEDGVSEDKKPFKCLSPKGSSLKIEERTEFLNKSAQKSGMKPTQTTAVVSKIDSRLEQYTSALGGAKASRPKASDLHVPAEGVRNIKSMWEKGNVFSSPSGTGTPNKETAGLKVGVSSRINEWLTKTPEGNKSPAPKPSDLRPGDVSGKRNLWEKQSVEKPGAASKVSATGKKSETNAGVRQEP
- the CALD1 gene encoding caldesmon isoform X1, with product MDDFERRRELRRQKREEMRLEAERLSYQRNDDDDEEAARERRRRARQERLRQKEEGDLSGEATEKSEVNAQNSVAGEESKRSLDDEAALLERLARREERRQKRLQEALERQKELDPTITDGSLSAPSRREVNNVEENATTGKEETETVTKSYQRNNWRQDGEEEGKKEEKDKEEEKPKEEENQVDVTAEKPTDKEEAVTVNAEEHKAENDTNAVPEGTQSVADAADKEKLGDEEKAEQERKEAEERERLKAEEEKRAAEEKQRAEEEKRAAEERAKAEEERRAAEERERAKAEEERRAAEEKQKAEEERRAAEERAKAEEEKRAAEEKAKLEAEKLKEKQKMEEQKIEEEKRQAAALKKQEEEKVEAKKEKLPEEKPQATSVQDQDDKGKAPKEEMKSVWDRKKGAPEQKAQNGEREPPASKLKPTENAFGRSGAKGAAEEAKPGVEALKRLEDQRRRRGESESEELEKLKEKQQEAAAELGELKKKREERRKVLEEEEQKKKQEEAERKIREEEEKRRMKEEIEKRRAEAAEKRQKMPEDGVSEDKKPFKCLSPKGSSLKIEERTEFLNKSAQKSGMKPTQTTAVVSKIDSRLEQYTSALGGAKASRPKASDLHVPAEGVRNIKSMWEKGNVFSSPSGTGTPNKETAGLKVGVSSRINEWLTKTPEGNKSPAPKPSDLRPGDVSGKRNLWEKQSVEKPGAASKVSATGKKSETNAGVRQEP
- the CALD1 gene encoding caldesmon isoform X2, giving the protein MDDFERRRELRRQKREEMRLEAERLSYQRNDDDDEEAARERRRRARQERLRQKEEGDLSGEATEKSEVNAQNSVAGEESKRSLDDEAALLERLARREERRQKRLQEALERQKELDPTITDGSLSAPSRREVNNVEENATTGKEETETVTKSYQRNNWRQDGEEEGKKEEKDKEEEKPKEEENQVDVTAEKPTDKEEAVTVNAEEHKAENDTNAVPEGTQSVADAADKEKLGDEEKAEQERKEAEERERLKAEEEKRAAEEKQRAEEEKRAAEERAKAEEERRAAEERERAKAEEERRAAEEKQKAEEERRAAEERAKAEEEKRAAEEKAKLEAEKLKEKQKMEEQKIEEEKRQAAALKKQEEEKVEAKKEKLPEEKPQATSVQDQDDKGKAPKEEMKSVWDRKKGAPEQKAQNGEREPPASKLKPTENAFGRSGAKGAAEEAKPGVEALKRLEDQRRRRGESESEELEKLKEKQQEAAAELGELKKKREERRKVLEEEEQKKKQEEAERKIREEEEKRRMKEEIEKRRAEAAEKRQKMPEDGVSEDKKPFKCLSPKGSSLKIEERTEFLNKSAQKSGMKPTQTTAVVSKIDSRLEQYTSALGGAKASRPKASDLHVPAEGVRNIKSMWEKGNVFSSPSGTGTPNKETAGLKVGVSSRINEWLTKTPEGNKSPAPKPSDLRPGDVSGKRNLWEKQSVEKPGAASKVSATGKKSETNGVRQEP